The sequence below is a genomic window from Haematobia irritans isolate KBUSLIRL chromosome 3, ASM5000362v1, whole genome shotgun sequence.
GTTCTTGATAActacttttgtttttaaaggcTTTGCCGCAGCTTTCTTCATCACAATGAAATGGATACTCCTCAAGAGGTTTATGTGAATACTGATGTTCGATAAGTTTTACCAAAGATTTGTAAACTTTTCCACATTCCTCACAGACATGTTGGGTTTTTTCATCACTCgtttttaattttcgttgtcGTGTACTAGGGGGTTTCTTCTTTTCTTTGCAAGAATCATGAGTTTTCAGAATTGTCTTTTTTGGAAATCTGACTATAAGGGGCCGCTCATCATCACTTGAGATATCGCAAATAGATTTTTCAGATTCGCTTATTGTATCCTGATACTCGGGATCATTTGAATCGCTTTCCTTTTTAAGGTGTGTTATATCGATTTTATCATTTGTATCATCCTTTGGGATATCATCTGTTTTTCCAATAGATTCGCTGTTTGAGACCTGTAAGTAGGAAGAAATAGTCTATTCAGGACTCCAAAGAAAAATAATGCTATGCATGCATTTCGAAAATTACCTCCTCCTCCTCTTCGGCATCCTCATGTTTTGCCGTCCCTGTAGATTGTTCAACATTATTTAACTCAGATTGGGTGTCGGATACCCAATCAAAAGCAAACCAGTCTTTATTAATTTCATCTTTATTTGTGGATTTCATCTCCAACATTTCATCGAATTTTTGACGTGAGCGTAAActcatttgataaaaattcaaaaagttcTGCAATGTATCATGGCAAGAATGACAAACGAACGTAGGATATTTATCTTCAATCGCTGGGTTTTCCAGTGTGGAATCTTGTAGCCATTGACGTATTTTCAAATCCATTGTATGGATATTAAAAAGTTTCTTTTGCTGATCTCTTCTGGCTACACTAGCGAGGCAAGTTCGACAGACATGAGAACCTTGTGGTGACACGCCGGGAGTATATTTTTGCCTAGGGCGTTTTTGCATTGCCCTTAGTTTTTAGTTTGTCGTCTCAAAAagataaatatgtattttttttatgatttaaggAAGCTGTTAATATTGTTTGGTTGTTGGACAATCAGCTGCTTTCATTTTGCAAAGCTATGTCAACGCTATtgtgaattaaaataatttctagTAAATATGAAGGTGTGGTCTTAAGGTAAGCTAATAAagtcaataattttgaaaaactaaactCAAAGAAAAAACTTGCTTAAAAAAGATTCAGGATCTAGCGACCAACAAATTGCAAAGCATTTAGATTGTAAAATATTACCTAaatcatatttaagaaccaaaaataatttctatttttttctatatttctgcACTATAATATCCTTAAAAgctttaaacattttctttgctgGTATGCCTATATTTTataagtattaaaattttgtacctcatacacattacatttttaaaatccactttaagtAGATTtccactgtcatttgccttataaaaatggaatttcgaATCTACTTTCAGTAGATTTCGAGCAAAAACaagatacatatatttttaatatattgttttgtAATGGTTCAGCCGaattaaaacatgttttagtgtaatcgagcttaaaaaaataGCAAACAATGTTTGCTATTCTCATTTTCAGCAGACTTCCTGTTATTTTGCCagatttttctttacatataaGTTTCGCAAATTTCTTTCCAAACATGCTTATATTCAAAAATCCGCTTAAGAAGGATGAAATCACTTCTtgctaaatccttaaaaatCTTCTGATTGTTCTGTAAATAGACTTCGCCCGGACCGAACCTGATGTTccctctactatattaaatggaTTTCGCCAAGGTAGAGAAAATAAGACGAAGGCTAAAATTTAGATAGGCCATAGTGGAGATatcgatttatataaaaattggaacCATGACACTGATATAGCTGATATTTTTGCGGCcccaaaacaaatttgtttgctcattgcatttaggagcttgtacgtATATTACAATGCAAAAATGTAATaagaactacttttggttcttaaatatgctttggggaaaaatatattataacctaaaaattgtttagtttgttgttcgttagaccctgaagtacaaaactataatagcagacatcgactgctgtttttagcaagatttttttctataggtgggtattaagttcgagtttaaccgctaattttcactaaagttaaaactaaagcagtaaaaaagtcataaaattatatacatttgttgcagatttcattataacttgatggggaatagcccaaagcaaattttcacaaagtttgtaaaaataacGCAACCATACTGTTTTAGCTTGTACTCCATTacggatatccatttttaaaataaactcaGAGGCAAATGTTTTCAACAATAGAATGGGCCGTCAATGAATaataatgtacactgaaaaaaagtccgTTTAGTTGACACATCAGTCAGTCTACTAAACCAGCAAAAAGCCTGAAAGTGGAAAGCAGTCACTATTTGCTGAAGTTGCACCGACTGCtgattttagcagacttttttcgatGGTTTCGTTTTTTCACTCATTCATCATCATTTACAGTTTAAGATTTTGGACTTCATACCATTTGATGTTAGCTACCCTGAAGTATGCCCCACCTCAACCTAAGGtagaattcaaaaaaaattttctaacttgTGCAAATTCCCaccagccaccatataaacgttTCCACCACAAAATTCCGAAATATTACCTGTACTGAAAATAACCAGAAAATATTCACTCAGCACAAATTCAGTGGCATAACCTTGGCCTAAACTTCACCACCTTAAATGCTGCTTCGCAGCCTCTAACTTACCTTACATTATGGGTaaattaaatacaaacaaaGGCAAGTGTATTTTACTATGACAAAAAAAGatcgtttattttatttaaatttgtaaaacatGGACGGAATcttgaatacaaataaaatacataaatacGTACTTTTAAATTACAATCAAACATAAATATTGTATAGTAgatcataaatttttttctcaggtTAAGTTATTTTCTGCGTTATATTCTTTTGTAAATGGAATGTAAAAAATACATCTGTTTTGGGGGCTTTAAGATTTCGTACAGGTATTTTCTTAAATTCTAAGTATGATTGGTTGCTCCAATATATCTTTGTTGTATAAAGTGTTATGCTTACAATACTATCTAAGGCAcaattgtaaacaaaaaaaaaacaaaaaaaaaaaacgtataaaactcctcagcataacattgtttcatactgtatataattattattaattattcgaGAAAAACAAAGATTCGGAAAATAGATAAAATTGAGAACAGAGTCATGTATAGTGCGCGCACTGGGAAAGCAATGTGCAAATTATTGAGCTGCCCAGTAAGTAGTTTATATCGTTATTCGTTTGTAGATTTAGTGTGGATGATTGCCGATACCGCAATGATTCATCTCGTGTTCATATTCAGAGGCATCATTTGAATTTGATACAAGTGATTTTTGTTTTGCGTGATAATTGCATATGCGACATGCAATTATTCTAAGGTCTACGGGTCTACTACATTCATTCGTTGTCATCGCTGGGGGGAATGGtgtggtggtgatggtggtggaATGTCGACGTTTTGGTGATTCTATTACTTATGTCACCACACCAATTTACGAGTGAATTTAAATTTCTACACTCAGTCTTTACAGGTATATAATGGAATGGATGGCTTTTGATTGTTTTGTAGTAGGGCGCAAAGTATGAATATGAGCATAAGTACCAActggtagtgtagtgtattaaacGGGATAAGGACGATGTTCTTGTTTCAGCTTTCACATTGTGGTCTAGAAGGAGTTGATATGTTGGCCACatgtaaaatatttaagttaaaatatgaaatatttcgagATATGAGATTCCAAGAATAACTATGTATGAATCCTGAGTACATGGTCTATCCAATGGGTGGGACGAGGTTTGGGATGTCTTGATGATGTGGGTATTTGTTGCAGTGGTTGTTACTTGCCACCATGCATCATCTCAAATCTTGTTTGAGATTCCTTGAATAGGGTCCTTTTGCGTTTTTGAACATTGGCCTCAGTGAGGAAGAGAGTGCCAGCCACCAGGGCCATAACAGCACCTACACAAGCCAAAACAAAAGACCACCCAAACCAATTATTTGCATGCTCCGGCATCCAGTTGTTGCGATTGCCTAATGAGGCAAAGATAATCACTGCTAAACTGGCACATGCTCCAGCAGCAAGTACCACAAATCCTATGATGCGTATTAGTTTCACAAAATACTTTTGGTCGGGGCCACCACATAGGAAAAACACCAAAACTCCAATAGCCGATACCAACATTCCCACAAAAGCCAATGTGAAAAAGAACTGTGTCGCAATCATAAAGGGTGGCAATAAGAATCCGCGTATTTCATCGTAGCCTGTGGTAAatgggtcatagacccatctgcaTCCAACAAAGAATCGTCGTTGGCTGTCGTCATTCACATCTGGTAGCGATCGGAAGCAATGAACCCACAATCCCAAACGATCCAATTTAGCTCCAGTGATTCGATAGTCACTTACCAACCATGAGGGTGTGGCAAATGCTATTGCTATGAAGCCAAATGCCAGCACAAAGAATCCCACGCCGCAACTTCCAGACAAAGTTCTTCGCTTCATATTGACTGTAGACATGAATTCGGGGGATATTTGCTCCTGGGAATTTGGTCGAGCAATGTGAGATACCTTTTGCATTCCTTTACTGAAAAATTGATTTGGTATGTTATTGTGTATGACCTGCCCTCAGTGTTTGTATTGTATTTGAGCTGCCCAAAGTGTTTTTGTGAATGAGACTTGCTGACATTTGAGTCACTGAACAGTAACTgtaaaacagtgttgccaggcaATTAAATAAGCTTGCTTGAAAAAAAGTcgtatattttttcttatttcgcaaaaaacacaaaaatttgaaaaatgctaaatttaaacaatttttcaaacatttttttcacaacagtagaattcaacacaTAAGCAATACTACCTCTACTGTTatgctcaaattgaaatgcattgctactTGGTCTGTCATTCCCGTCACGAAATCCCGGGAATGTAGaacccaaaattttagtttgatgCAAAGACTTatgaatttagtgacttcctttaaattttatatcatttCTTATTATGTCTTAACAACTATTATGAACTATTTTGGGTAAATTCATTGAGTTAATTATTCTTTGATTAGTATTGTAGTGCCTGATAGATGTCGCTTAGTTTTGATATTGTtatctatttattttttgtcgaaaattaataAACTATACAAAATccttagaattttaattttgactttcagttagaagtGGGTTTagtatttatacaaattttggttgaaaaatactggcaccaatttttaatttgcctcacatcgaaaattgtttgagaaattatagcGATGCATTCCAATTTGAATATAACAGTTGAGATATTATagcttaaggtgagtactatgttcggttttcgagttgaaaaacactttattttcgcgattacttttcctgaaataatcaaaattataaatgaaaacaaacatattcccgtAATGTCTGCCGAAATTTAGAGGAACACGAAAAtgtgcatcaattgagttaatttatctgctttatattgaactgttttaataaagtaaccgcgaaaatttcaactcgaaaagcgaacatagtacttacctttatgtGTTGAATTCTACCGTTGAGGGTAacgtctgttttttgtttagaacgcgatttttttaacaatttctcaacttgaatattgccCTAAttctgtgaaaaaaaatttgtttttgaaaagctgttgaaattttggatttgtcaaacgtttgtgtttattgcggCTTTTCTTGGCATACAACTTGAAAAGAATACCATCAGCACCATCTAGAGGCCAGACATTTGCTATATGTAATTCAAATTTATCTTTGCTAAACAAACTGCTAAATGAGAACATTTGGCAACCATGCAATCAGCTGATTAATTCGTTGTCAAAATAAACTTAATTAGGCGGGCATTTATAACATTCAACAGAAATGTAACTTTGATTTaacttttattattaaattattttaattatttttacctTCTTTACAGATACCATAATGAGTTCGTTATCGGATGTTCTACGCGATATGGATGATAAAATCGAGGATCTCTATCGtgatacgaaattttgtttgaataattACGATTACCACCACAAAAATAATGAATATGAAGTGCtgaataaaatgaaatgcaTACTGGATGAATGTGCTCCCGATGGTAAAAGATTTATCAAATCcatgaaaaaattcaaagatACAATAGACTTAGCACGTAAGAAATGTTCAGAAGTTGATGATCTGCTGAAAGAACTGAATATTGACCCAGGAAATACAGGTAATTCACCTTCGGTTGGTTGCAGTCGTAGCTTTATCGAAGACGAAAACGCTACAGACGCTGCAGGGGAGTTGGatgggaataaagagaatataactAAATGATGAAACagaaagttttttattattactttatttcttaaaaaaaaaatcatgcttATTACTTTTTCAACTACAAATAAAACCAATTATTAGGAGGTATGAAAATCTTCAGGATTTAGTTGACATGGTGTACGATATTTACCTCCAAAGCTAAATATGATGCTTATAGTTTTGATCTTTGACATAAAATAACAGTGAGCTACATCAACGGGAGTCACTGTGGTGCAGTGGTAGTTTGTGCCCTCTCGGTAATGCTAGcgacatttctgaatgtttgaAAACTTCTCCAAGTGTTTTCACATactgcacaaaaaaaattctgattcaatcacgaaattaattgatccaattttttaattgaaatgtcctcaATCCCAGA
It includes:
- the LOC142231881 gene encoding uncharacterized protein LOC142231881 isoform X2: MQKRPRQKYTPGVSPQGSHVCRTCLASVARRDQQKKLFNIHTMDLKIRQWLQDSTLENPAIEDKYPTFVCHSCHDTLQNFLNFYQMSLRSRQKFDEMLEMKSTNKDEINKDWFAFDWVSDTQSELNNVEQSTGTAKHEDAEEEEEVSNSESIGKTDDIPKDDTNDKIDITHLKKESDSNDPEYQDTISESEKSICDISSDDERPLIVRFPKKTILKTHDSCKEKKKPPSTRQRKLKTSDEKTQHVCEECGKVYKSLVKLIEHQYSHKPLEEYPFHCDEESCGKAFKNKSSYQEHKLRHAGVKNFKCHLCDMKKTTKKELDIHINYHTKERQWLCPKCSMIFYSSNDLRSHDRIVHLRIRRFFCRFCDQAFAKNYALKHHEMRHTGKKPHVCSECGKGFIQMVSLRTHMKTHKSLVENLTKTKIIKDNKG
- the LOC142231881 gene encoding uncharacterized protein LOC142231881 isoform X1; amino-acid sequence: MQKRPRQKYTPGVSPQGSHVCRTCLASVARRDQQKKLFNIHTMDLKIRQWLQDSTLENPAIEDKYPTFVCHSCHDTLQNFLNFYQMSLRSRQKFDEMLEMKSTNKDEINKDWFAFDWVSDTQSELNNVEQSTGTAKHEDAEEEEETISSYLQVSNSESIGKTDDIPKDDTNDKIDITHLKKESDSNDPEYQDTISESEKSICDISSDDERPLIVRFPKKTILKTHDSCKEKKKPPSTRQRKLKTSDEKTQHVCEECGKVYKSLVKLIEHQYSHKPLEEYPFHCDEESCGKAFKNKSSYQEHKLRHAGVKNFKCHLCDMKKTTKKELDIHINYHTKERQWLCPKCSMIFYSSNDLRSHDRIVHLRIRRFFCRFCDQAFAKNYALKHHEMRHTGKKPHVCSECGKGFIQMVSLRTHMKTHKSLVENLTKTKIIKDNKG
- the sinu gene encoding claudin family member sinuous, encoding MQKVSHIARPNSQEQISPEFMSTVNMKRRTLSGSCGVGFFVLAFGFIAIAFATPSWLVSDYRITGAKLDRLGLWVHCFRSLPDVNDDSQRRFFVGCRWVYDPFTTGYDEIRGFLLPPFMIATQFFFTLAFVGMLVSAIGVLVFFLCGGPDQKYFVKLIRIIGFVVLAAGACASLAVIIFASLGNRNNWMPEHANNWFGWSFVLACVGAVMALVAGTLFLTEANVQKRKRTLFKESQTRFEMMHGGK
- the LOC142229514 gene encoding uncharacterized protein LOC142229514, whose translation is MSSLSDVLRDMDDKIEDLYRDTKFCLNNYDYHHKNNEYEVLNKMKCILDECAPDGKRFIKSMKKFKDTIDLARKKCSEVDDLLKELNIDPGNTGNSPSVGCSRSFIEDENATDAAGELDGNKENITK